Below is a genomic region from Methanococcus maripaludis.
GGTTCTGAAAGTTTAGGATACTGGAATGAAGGTGCGGATTCTGAAAACAACTATTACCACTACGATGGAGAAGATTACTGGAACGATGATGAAACCGTTTCCAGAGATTATTGGTCCGTTAATGGTGATTATGCAAGTATGAGCGAAGAAATAGACCTTAATGACAGATACGATTATTTTGAACATTGGTACGTTAAAAATTACGCTTATGCAATGACTACGGGTGCAAACGGTCTTTTATTATTCTCAAGTGACGATGATTTATTAGATGCGGTATTCAACAAATACAACAAGAATGTTACATGGAAATTAAATATAGAAGGAATCGATTATTTGGTAATTCCCGACTATATCGGATACGATAAAATGAACGGAGTTTCTGTCATTAATGTTCCGGGATTAAATAACAATGAAATTAACGGAATACACTTTATTGAAGAAATATACATCGAACCTTATGATGAAGAATATGGAGTTTACGTTGCTGATGTATTTGAGTACGATACCAATACGATATACGATTTAAATGACGAAAATACCTGGATTTGTTCATTTGAAGAATATGCCGATTGGGCTGAAACATACAGAACCAGTAAACTTATTATCCAAAACGATACTGTATATTTAAATGCAGACGATAATGCAAAAATAACAATTTATAGAGAAAATATAACTAGGGTAAAAGGTACTTCAACAGAGTTATATGATGCAACAGGAAAATTGATTATATCAAAAGCACCAGATACAATTTCACTCAATAGCTAGGAAGTGGTACTATGAGATTGGGATTTTACAACATACAAGGCGGAACTGGAAAAACGACCATTGCTGCAAATATTGGATATTACTTAAGCGATAAAACAAAAACAGTCTATGTGGACTGCGACATTTACGCGGGATGTGGGGCATTGTTATTTGGATTTGAAGATAGCCCGCACACATTAAATTCATACCTTTCTGGAACAAGTGCTTTAAACGACATCATTCACCAGTTTGATGATCTTTCTGTAATCGTTGCAGATTCAACCCCTAATTCATTTAATACTGAAATAAATCAGAAAAGAATGCTTGAATTAATCAGAGTTTTGAATGATAACTACGATATCGTTCTTCTAGACCTTCCTCCAAATATTACCGAAGGAAATCTCTTGTTTTCCTCGCTCAATTTGGAAGAAAAAGTAGTGAACAAAATGATTGTAGTTGCAGAAGATAGTATCCCCGGAATTGCAAATACAATGAAAACAAAAGAACTCCTTTATGCAATTGATATCGATTGTATTGGTGTTATTGTAAATAAATTCAAAGATACCGTGGACTTTGATGAAGCACTTGACGATATTATTGCAATATTGCCATACGACAAAAAAGTGGAAACTCAATGGATGGAAAACGTCCCTGCAGTTCAGATGAAGTCAAAATTCAGTAAAGAATTAAGTTATTTAGCAGAAGATCTTGCTGAAGTTTACATTAAAAAAGACCTTGCCGCAGTTAGGGCTTTAAAAGTAGCAAAAGAATTAAAAGATATGACTTCTAAAAAGAGAGACGAAGAAGTTGAAGAAAACGAAGAATTTTAAAAAATCAATTTATTACTTTTTTTGGTGAATTTATGCTTACTAAGAGAATTATTCCTTGCCTCGATATTAAAGAGGGCAGAGTTGTTAAAGGAACAAATTTTGTAGAGTTAAGAGATGCTGGAGATCCAGTTGAACTATCCAAAATTTACAATGAACAGGGCGCTGACGAACTAGTATTTTTAGATATTACTGCATCGTTTGAAAAAAGAGATATTATTATAGATGTTGTAAAACGAACTGCTGAACAGGTTTTTATCCCGCTAACTGTTGGCGGAGGAATAAAAACGGTTGATGATTTTAGAAAGATATTGAGGGCAGGTGCAGACAAAATCTCCATAAATACATCTGCAGTAAAAACTCCAGAATTGATAAAGGAAGCTTCTGAAATTTTTGGAACACAGTGTGTTGTTGTTGCAATGGATGTGAAAAGAAACTATATAACAAATCCCCAGAATGAAAATTTGAAAGATAAAAACATCTTTGAAACAAAACTTGGGTCTTGCTGGTTTGAAGTTTATATCTATGGTGGAAGGGAAGGAACTGGTATCGATGCAATAGACTGGGCTAAAAAGGTTGAAAATCTGGGTGCTGGAGAAATCCTTTTAACCAGTATGGATGCAGATGGTACAAAAGATGGCTATGATTTAGTATTAACGAGAGCAATTTCTGAAAATACAAAACTTCCAATAATTGCAAGCGGGGGTTGTGGAAATTCAGACCATGTTGTTGATGCATTTAAAGATGGGAAAGCTGATGCTGCATTGATGG
It encodes:
- a CDS encoding MinD/ParA family protein, which translates into the protein MRLGFYNIQGGTGKTTIAANIGYYLSDKTKTVYVDCDIYAGCGALLFGFEDSPHTLNSYLSGTSALNDIIHQFDDLSVIVADSTPNSFNTEINQKRMLELIRVLNDNYDIVLLDLPPNITEGNLLFSSLNLEEKVVNKMIVVAEDSIPGIANTMKTKELLYAIDIDCIGVIVNKFKDTVDFDEALDDIIAILPYDKKVETQWMENVPAVQMKSKFSKELSYLAEDLAEVYIKKDLAAVRALKVAKELKDMTSKKRDEEVEENEEF
- the hisF gene encoding imidazole glycerol phosphate synthase subunit HisF, whose amino-acid sequence is MLTKRIIPCLDIKEGRVVKGTNFVELRDAGDPVELSKIYNEQGADELVFLDITASFEKRDIIIDVVKRTAEQVFIPLTVGGGIKTVDDFRKILRAGADKISINTSAVKTPELIKEASEIFGTQCVVVAMDVKRNYITNPQNENLKDKNIFETKLGSCWFEVYIYGGREGTGIDAIDWAKKVENLGAGEILLTSMDADGTKDGYDLVLTRAISENTKLPIIASGGCGNSDHVVDAFKDGKADAALMASILHYRECTVNDLKKEVEKNNIPVRF